In Nyctibius grandis isolate bNycGra1 chromosome 6, bNycGra1.pri, whole genome shotgun sequence, a single genomic region encodes these proteins:
- the PCDH7 gene encoding protocadherin-7 isoform X2, whose protein sequence is MRKMRTFLGFVHCCCCCFLLLPPPLWVSPAAAKQLLRYRLAEEGPADIRIGNVASDLGIVTGSGEVTFSLESGSDYLKIDNMTGELSTTERRIDREKLPQCQMIFDENECFLDFEVSVIGPSQSWVDLFEGRVIILDINDNTPTFPSPVLTLTVEENRPVGTLYLLPTATDRDFGRNGIERYELLQEPGGDGGRRGGGGGGGGSSASAASESALYPGGSKRRQEADAAARSSVFELQVADTLDGEKQPQLIVKGALDREQRDSYELSLRVRDGGEPARSSQAILRVLITDVNDNSPRFEKSVYEADLAENSSPGTPILQLRATDLDVGVNGQIEYVFGAATESVRRLLRLDETSGWLSVLHRIDREEVNQLRFTVMARDRGQPPKTDKATVVLNIRDENDNVPTIDIRKIGRIPLRDGVASVAEDVLVDTPIALVQVSDRDQGENGVVTCTVVGDVPFQLKPASEGEGEPQNKRKYFLHTSAPLDYEAVRDYNVVIVAVDSGSPSLSSNNSLLVRVGDTNDNPPVFGQAVLEVSFPENNLPGERVATVVATDADSGKNAEITYSLETSPLSSEVPGGIFSINPDSGDVSVLAVLDREQRDTYEFQVTARDKGVPSLQGSTTVVVRVADRNDNEPRFMQDVFTFYVKENLQPNSPVGMVTVMDFDKGRNAELSLSIQPGDHDQAAGIFSIENDTGTIFSTVSFDREQQTSYTFKVKAVDGGEPPRSATATVSLFVMDENDNAPAVTFPSNSSYTVLPPSSNMRTVVATVVATDADTGLNADLNYSIVGGNPFKLFEIDPASGVVSLVGKLAPKHYGLHRLVVQVNDSGQPPQSTTALLHVFVNESLSNATMVESQVARSLHTPLAQDIAGDPSYELSKQRLSIVIGVVAGIMTVILLILVVVMARYCRSKGKHGYEAGKKDHEDFFTPQQHDKAKKPKKDKKGKKGKQPLYSSIVTVEASKPNGQRYDSVNEKLSDSPGMGRYRSVNGGPGSPDLARHYKSSSPLPTVQLHPQSPTAGKKHQAVQDLPPANTFVGAGDNISIGSDHCSEYSCQASSKYSKQPFRRVTFSVVSQPQDPHQGSLQSCYDSGLEESETPSSKSSSGPRLGALPLPEDNYERTTPDGSVGEAEHMENGRGKHDIHTHNLTSK, encoded by the coding sequence atgaggaagatgCGGACTTTCCTTGGCTTTgtgcattgctgctgctgttgcttcttGCTCCTGCCTCCGCCGCTCTGGGTCAGCCCGGCAGCGGCCAAGCAGCTCCTGAGGTACCGGCTGGCTGAGGAGGGACCCGCCGACATCCGCATCGGCAACGTGGCTTCCGACCTAGGAATCGTGACGGGCTCCGGAGAGGTGACATTCAGCCTGGAATCGGGCTCCGACTATCTCAAGATCGATAACATGACCGGGGAGCTGAGCACCACGGAGCGGCGCATCGACCGCGAGAAGCTGCCGCAGTGCCAGATGATCTTCGACGAGAACGAGTGCTTCTTGGACTTCGAGGTGTCGGTCATCGGCCCCTCGCAGAGCTGGGTGGACCTCTTCGAGGGCCGGGTCATCATCCTGGACATCAACGACAACACCCCCACCTTCCCTTCCCCTGTCCTCACGCTTACCGTGGAGGAGAACAGGCCCGTGGGGACCCTCTACCTGCTCCCCACCGCCACCGACAGGGACTTCGGCCGCAACGGCATCGAGCGCTACGAACTGCTGCAGGAGCCCGGCGGGGACGGCGGTCGccgcggtggcggcggcggcgggggggggagcTCGGCCTCGGCGGCCTCCGAGAGCGCCCTCTACCCCGGCGGCAGCAAGCGGCGGCAGGAGGCGGACGCGGCGGCTCGCAGCAGCGTCTTCGAGCTGCAGGTGGCCGACACCCTCGACGGGGAGAAGCAGCCGCAACTGATCGTCAAAGGGGCGCTGGATCGGGAGCAGCGGGACTCCTACGAGCTCAGCCTCCGCGTGCGGGACGGCGGCGAGCCGGCGCGGTCCTCGCAGGCTATCCTGAGGGTGCTGATCACCGACGTGAACGACAACAGCCCCCGCTTCGAGAAGAGCGTCTACGAGGCAGACCTGGCCGAGAACAGCAGTCCCGGGACCCCCATCCTGCAGCTGCGAGCCACCGACCTGGACGTGGGGGTGAACGGGCAGATCGAGTACGTCTTCGGGGCGGCCACAGAGTCCGTCAGGCGCCTGCTGCGGCTGGACGAGACCTCCGGCTGGCTCAGCGTCTTGCACCGCATCGACCGGGAGGAGGTGAACCAGCTTCGCTTCACCGTCATGGCCCGAGATCGGGGCCAGCCCCCCAAGACAGACAAGGCCACAGTCGTGCTGAACATCCGCGATGAGAATGACAATGTGCCCACCATCGACATCCGGAAAATCGGGCGCATCCCGCTCCGGGACGGGGTGGCTAGCGTGGCCGAGGACGTGCTGGTGGATACCCCCATCGCCCTGGTGCAGGTGTCGGACCGGGACCAAGGTGAAAACGGCGTGGTGACCTGCACCGTGGTGGGCGATGTGCCCTTCCAGCTCAAGCCGGCGAGCGAGGGCGAAGGGGAGCCGCAGAACAAGCGCAAGTATTTCCTCCACACCTCGGCCCCTCTGGACTATGAGGCTGTCCGCGACTACAACGTGGTGATCGTGGCTGTGGACTCGGGCAGCCCCAGCTTGTCCAGCAACAACTCCTTGCTGGTGCGGGTCGGGGACACTAACGACAACCCTCCCGTGTTCGGCCAGGCCGTGCTGGAGGTCTCCTTCCCGGAGAACAACTTGCCCGGCGAGAGGGTGGCCACAGTTGTCGCCACGGACGCAGACAGCGGCAAGAACGCCGAGATCACCTACTCCCTGGAgacctcccctctctcctcgGAGGTGCCGGGCGGCATCTTCAGCATCAACCCTGACTCCGGAGACGTGTCGGTGCTGGCGGTGCTGGACCGTGAGCAACGCGACACTTACGAGTTCCAAGTGACGGCCCGGGACAAGGGGGTGCCGTCGCTGCAGGGCTCCACCACGGTGGTGGTGCGGGTGGCGGATCGCAACGACAACGAGCCGCGCTTCATGCAGGACGTGTTCACTTTCTACGTGAAGGAGAACCTGCAGCCCAACAGCCCCGTGGGCATGGTGACCGTGATGGACTTCGACAAGGGCCGCAACGCCGAGCTCAGCCTCTCCATCCAGCCCGGCGACCACGACCAGGCAGCCGGCATCTTCTCCATCGAGAATGACACCGGAACCATTTTCTCCACCGTCTCTTTCGACCGAGAGCAGCAGACCAGCTACACTTTTAAGGTGAAGGCAGTGGACGGAGGCGAGCCGCCGCGCTCTGCCACCGCCACCGTGTCCCTCTTCGTGATGGATGAGAACGACAACGCGCCAGCGGTCACCTTCCCCAGCAACAGCTCCTACACCGTGCTGCCGCCCTCCAGCAATATGCGCACCGTGGTGGCCACGGTGGTCGCCACTGACGCCGATACCGGTCTCAACGCCGACCTCAACTACAGCATCGTCGGGGGCAACCCCTTCAAACTCTTCGAGATCGACCCGGCCAGCGGTGTGGTGTCGTTGGTGGGCAAGCTGGCCCCCAAGCACTACGGCCTGCACCGCCTCGTGGTGCAGGTGAACGACAGCGGACAGCCCCCCCAGTCCACCACTGCCCTGCTCCACGTTTTCGTCAACGAGAGCCTGTCCAACGCCACCATGGTGGAGAGCCAGGTGGCCCGCAGCCTCCACACGCCCCTGGCCCAGGACATCGCCGGCGACCCCAGCTACGAGCTGAGCAAGCAGCGGCTTAGCATAGTCATCGGCGTGGTGGCCGGCATCATGACCgtcatcctcctcatcctggTGGTGGTCATGGCCCGCTACTGCCGCTCCAAGGGCAAACATGGCTACGAGGCCGGAAAGAAGGACCACGAGGATTTCTTCACCCCGCAGCAGCACGACAAGGCCAAGAAAcccaagaaggacaagaaaggcaAGAAGGGCAAGCAGCCCCTCTACAGCAGCATCGTCACCGTTGAGGCTTCCAAGCCCAACGGGCAGCGCTACGACAGCGTCAACGAGAAGCTCTCGGACAGCCCCGGTATGGGGCGGTATCGCTCGGTCAACGGCGGCCCGGGCAGCCCCGACCTGGCGAGGCACTATAAGTCGAGCTCGCCGCTGCCCACCGTGCAGCTGCACCCGCAGTCCCCCACAGCCGGCAAAAAGCATCAGGCCGTGCAGGACCTGCCCCCGGCCAACACCTTCGTGGGCGCCGGCGACAACATCTCCATCGGGTCGGACCACTGCTCCGAATACAGCTGCCAGGCCAGCAGCAAGTACAGCAAGCAG
- the PCDH7 gene encoding protocadherin-7 isoform X3, with protein MRKMRTFLGFVHCCCCCFLLLPPPLWVSPAAAKQLLRYRLAEEGPADIRIGNVASDLGIVTGSGEVTFSLESGSDYLKIDNMTGELSTTERRIDREKLPQCQMIFDENECFLDFEVSVIGPSQSWVDLFEGRVIILDINDNTPTFPSPVLTLTVEENRPVGTLYLLPTATDRDFGRNGIERYELLQEPGGDGGRRGGGGGGGGSSASAASESALYPGGSKRRQEADAAARSSVFELQVADTLDGEKQPQLIVKGALDREQRDSYELSLRVRDGGEPARSSQAILRVLITDVNDNSPRFEKSVYEADLAENSSPGTPILQLRATDLDVGVNGQIEYVFGAATESVRRLLRLDETSGWLSVLHRIDREEVNQLRFTVMARDRGQPPKTDKATVVLNIRDENDNVPTIDIRKIGRIPLRDGVASVAEDVLVDTPIALVQVSDRDQGENGVVTCTVVGDVPFQLKPASEGEGEPQNKRKYFLHTSAPLDYEAVRDYNVVIVAVDSGSPSLSSNNSLLVRVGDTNDNPPVFGQAVLEVSFPENNLPGERVATVVATDADSGKNAEITYSLETSPLSSEVPGGIFSINPDSGDVSVLAVLDREQRDTYEFQVTARDKGVPSLQGSTTVVVRVADRNDNEPRFMQDVFTFYVKENLQPNSPVGMVTVMDFDKGRNAELSLSIQPGDHDQAAGIFSIENDTGTIFSTVSFDREQQTSYTFKVKAVDGGEPPRSATATVSLFVMDENDNAPAVTFPSNSSYTVLPPSSNMRTVVATVVATDADTGLNADLNYSIVGGNPFKLFEIDPASGVVSLVGKLAPKHYGLHRLVVQVNDSGQPPQSTTALLHVFVNESLSNATMVESQVARSLHTPLAQDIAGDPSYELSKQRLSIVIGVVAGIMTVILLILVVVMARYCRSKGKHGYEAGKKDHEDFFTPQQHDKAKKPKKDKKGKKGKQPLYSSIVTVEASKPNGQRYDSVNEKLSDSPGMGRYRSVNGGPGSPDLARHYKSSSPLPTVQLHPQSPTAGKKHQAVQDLPPANTFVGAGDNISIGSDHCSEYSCQASSKYSKQ; from the coding sequence atgaggaagatgCGGACTTTCCTTGGCTTTgtgcattgctgctgctgttgcttcttGCTCCTGCCTCCGCCGCTCTGGGTCAGCCCGGCAGCGGCCAAGCAGCTCCTGAGGTACCGGCTGGCTGAGGAGGGACCCGCCGACATCCGCATCGGCAACGTGGCTTCCGACCTAGGAATCGTGACGGGCTCCGGAGAGGTGACATTCAGCCTGGAATCGGGCTCCGACTATCTCAAGATCGATAACATGACCGGGGAGCTGAGCACCACGGAGCGGCGCATCGACCGCGAGAAGCTGCCGCAGTGCCAGATGATCTTCGACGAGAACGAGTGCTTCTTGGACTTCGAGGTGTCGGTCATCGGCCCCTCGCAGAGCTGGGTGGACCTCTTCGAGGGCCGGGTCATCATCCTGGACATCAACGACAACACCCCCACCTTCCCTTCCCCTGTCCTCACGCTTACCGTGGAGGAGAACAGGCCCGTGGGGACCCTCTACCTGCTCCCCACCGCCACCGACAGGGACTTCGGCCGCAACGGCATCGAGCGCTACGAACTGCTGCAGGAGCCCGGCGGGGACGGCGGTCGccgcggtggcggcggcggcgggggggggagcTCGGCCTCGGCGGCCTCCGAGAGCGCCCTCTACCCCGGCGGCAGCAAGCGGCGGCAGGAGGCGGACGCGGCGGCTCGCAGCAGCGTCTTCGAGCTGCAGGTGGCCGACACCCTCGACGGGGAGAAGCAGCCGCAACTGATCGTCAAAGGGGCGCTGGATCGGGAGCAGCGGGACTCCTACGAGCTCAGCCTCCGCGTGCGGGACGGCGGCGAGCCGGCGCGGTCCTCGCAGGCTATCCTGAGGGTGCTGATCACCGACGTGAACGACAACAGCCCCCGCTTCGAGAAGAGCGTCTACGAGGCAGACCTGGCCGAGAACAGCAGTCCCGGGACCCCCATCCTGCAGCTGCGAGCCACCGACCTGGACGTGGGGGTGAACGGGCAGATCGAGTACGTCTTCGGGGCGGCCACAGAGTCCGTCAGGCGCCTGCTGCGGCTGGACGAGACCTCCGGCTGGCTCAGCGTCTTGCACCGCATCGACCGGGAGGAGGTGAACCAGCTTCGCTTCACCGTCATGGCCCGAGATCGGGGCCAGCCCCCCAAGACAGACAAGGCCACAGTCGTGCTGAACATCCGCGATGAGAATGACAATGTGCCCACCATCGACATCCGGAAAATCGGGCGCATCCCGCTCCGGGACGGGGTGGCTAGCGTGGCCGAGGACGTGCTGGTGGATACCCCCATCGCCCTGGTGCAGGTGTCGGACCGGGACCAAGGTGAAAACGGCGTGGTGACCTGCACCGTGGTGGGCGATGTGCCCTTCCAGCTCAAGCCGGCGAGCGAGGGCGAAGGGGAGCCGCAGAACAAGCGCAAGTATTTCCTCCACACCTCGGCCCCTCTGGACTATGAGGCTGTCCGCGACTACAACGTGGTGATCGTGGCTGTGGACTCGGGCAGCCCCAGCTTGTCCAGCAACAACTCCTTGCTGGTGCGGGTCGGGGACACTAACGACAACCCTCCCGTGTTCGGCCAGGCCGTGCTGGAGGTCTCCTTCCCGGAGAACAACTTGCCCGGCGAGAGGGTGGCCACAGTTGTCGCCACGGACGCAGACAGCGGCAAGAACGCCGAGATCACCTACTCCCTGGAgacctcccctctctcctcgGAGGTGCCGGGCGGCATCTTCAGCATCAACCCTGACTCCGGAGACGTGTCGGTGCTGGCGGTGCTGGACCGTGAGCAACGCGACACTTACGAGTTCCAAGTGACGGCCCGGGACAAGGGGGTGCCGTCGCTGCAGGGCTCCACCACGGTGGTGGTGCGGGTGGCGGATCGCAACGACAACGAGCCGCGCTTCATGCAGGACGTGTTCACTTTCTACGTGAAGGAGAACCTGCAGCCCAACAGCCCCGTGGGCATGGTGACCGTGATGGACTTCGACAAGGGCCGCAACGCCGAGCTCAGCCTCTCCATCCAGCCCGGCGACCACGACCAGGCAGCCGGCATCTTCTCCATCGAGAATGACACCGGAACCATTTTCTCCACCGTCTCTTTCGACCGAGAGCAGCAGACCAGCTACACTTTTAAGGTGAAGGCAGTGGACGGAGGCGAGCCGCCGCGCTCTGCCACCGCCACCGTGTCCCTCTTCGTGATGGATGAGAACGACAACGCGCCAGCGGTCACCTTCCCCAGCAACAGCTCCTACACCGTGCTGCCGCCCTCCAGCAATATGCGCACCGTGGTGGCCACGGTGGTCGCCACTGACGCCGATACCGGTCTCAACGCCGACCTCAACTACAGCATCGTCGGGGGCAACCCCTTCAAACTCTTCGAGATCGACCCGGCCAGCGGTGTGGTGTCGTTGGTGGGCAAGCTGGCCCCCAAGCACTACGGCCTGCACCGCCTCGTGGTGCAGGTGAACGACAGCGGACAGCCCCCCCAGTCCACCACTGCCCTGCTCCACGTTTTCGTCAACGAGAGCCTGTCCAACGCCACCATGGTGGAGAGCCAGGTGGCCCGCAGCCTCCACACGCCCCTGGCCCAGGACATCGCCGGCGACCCCAGCTACGAGCTGAGCAAGCAGCGGCTTAGCATAGTCATCGGCGTGGTGGCCGGCATCATGACCgtcatcctcctcatcctggTGGTGGTCATGGCCCGCTACTGCCGCTCCAAGGGCAAACATGGCTACGAGGCCGGAAAGAAGGACCACGAGGATTTCTTCACCCCGCAGCAGCACGACAAGGCCAAGAAAcccaagaaggacaagaaaggcaAGAAGGGCAAGCAGCCCCTCTACAGCAGCATCGTCACCGTTGAGGCTTCCAAGCCCAACGGGCAGCGCTACGACAGCGTCAACGAGAAGCTCTCGGACAGCCCCGGTATGGGGCGGTATCGCTCGGTCAACGGCGGCCCGGGCAGCCCCGACCTGGCGAGGCACTATAAGTCGAGCTCGCCGCTGCCCACCGTGCAGCTGCACCCGCAGTCCCCCACAGCCGGCAAAAAGCATCAGGCCGTGCAGGACCTGCCCCCGGCCAACACCTTCGTGGGCGCCGGCGACAACATCTCCATCGGGTCGGACCACTGCTCCGAATACAGCTGCCAGGCCAGCAGCAAGTACAGCAAGCAG